From one Suicoccus acidiformans genomic stretch:
- a CDS encoding YkyA family protein: protein MRKLIPLITMSLLALLLVACDNSLNRADRTITLVQDHVNEIINELNEIQLQEENLQADFEETLNQSEDLSAFKNTENKVYQNVQTRQSHLERLQELTGELGNLTKEFETIQRRETLPNDQVNQLLERINQLNTDMSTYVSDYLANLQIEQTTYQSIANAETDYNDFFGVFDNVNTLASTNQMNLEKVLAHFESINTQLINFKVFIANAQENR from the coding sequence ATGAGAAAATTAATTCCATTAATCACAATGTCTCTCCTGGCACTTCTGCTGGTGGCTTGTGATAATTCATTGAATCGTGCCGACCGCACCATTACCCTTGTGCAAGATCACGTCAATGAAATTATTAATGAACTAAACGAAATTCAACTACAAGAAGAGAATTTACAAGCTGATTTTGAAGAGACCCTTAATCAGTCGGAAGACTTATCTGCCTTTAAGAATACGGAGAACAAAGTCTATCAGAATGTTCAAACGCGCCAAAGTCATTTGGAAAGATTGCAAGAGTTGACTGGGGAGTTAGGTAACTTAACTAAAGAATTCGAAACCATCCAACGACGCGAAACCTTACCAAATGATCAAGTGAACCAACTGCTCGAACGAATTAATCAGCTTAATACTGACATGTCTACATACGTATCAGATTATCTTGCGAACCTGCAGATTGAACAGACGACTTATCAGTCGATTGCAAATGCTGAAACTGATTATAATGACTTTTTTGGAGTCTTTGATAACGTAAATACTCTAGCCTCCACCAACCAAATGAATCTTGAGAAGGTTCTTGCACATTTTGAGTCAATTAACACACAATTAATTAACTTTAAAGTATTCATTGCCAATGCGCAAGAAAACCGTTAG
- a CDS encoding DUF2786 domain-containing protein — protein sequence MSVNDKILEKIRNLLSLAEDGGNDEESQTALLMAQKLMLKYKIDQQELSETGRQEIVIKSLSVYKRIYWWEKVLVRIIAENFRVMFYIQSNRLPHQKSVQRKLVLMGYPEDVELAYEVYHLAADAMKHYASEHLKQAEDDNSASFVRKSYYQGFMDGLNDKYERQRQEMVNENDQYALVIKTPQDVVDKFKQEISGSLPFQQPELSRESAAYTDGYDRGSTISLNNKYLDQ from the coding sequence ATGTCTGTAAATGATAAGATTCTAGAGAAAATTCGCAACTTACTTTCCCTAGCCGAAGATGGGGGCAATGATGAAGAGAGCCAAACTGCCTTATTAATGGCTCAAAAATTAATGCTCAAATATAAAATTGATCAGCAAGAATTATCTGAAACAGGCAGACAAGAAATTGTCATTAAATCGCTATCAGTTTATAAGCGCATATACTGGTGGGAGAAAGTGCTCGTCCGCATCATTGCGGAGAACTTTCGGGTTATGTTCTATATCCAAAGTAACCGCCTCCCTCATCAAAAAAGCGTCCAGCGCAAACTCGTCTTGATGGGCTATCCCGAAGATGTGGAGCTGGCTTATGAAGTGTATCATTTAGCAGCAGACGCCATGAAGCACTACGCGAGCGAACACTTAAAGCAAGCAGAAGATGACAATAGTGCTAGCTTTGTGCGCAAGTCATACTATCAAGGTTTTATGGACGGTTTAAATGATAAATACGAGCGTCAACGTCAAGAGATGGTCAATGAGAATGACCAATATGCCCTAGTCATCAAAACCCCTCAAGATGTGGTGGATAAATTTAAGCAAGAAATTAGCGGGAGTTTACCTTTCCAACAACCGGAATTAAGTCGTGAATCAGCAGCCTATACTGATGGCTATGACCGCGGTTCGACAATTAGTTTGAATAATAAGTACCTTGATCAATAA
- a CDS encoding RluA family pseudouridine synthase: MADVLTLQLNGQTGRLDKVLAEEIADLSRASIQRLLQEGHILVNGQVEKAKFKLKGDELIEVIIVAEEPLEVVAEAIPLDIIYEDEDVLVINKPKGMVVHPSKGHPQGTLANGLVHYLDQHQTEFASSIRPGIVHRLDKDTTGLLVVAKNRQSHQFLSEQLLDRQMGRTYTALVLGQVQEQAGIIDAPLARDPHQRLRWIVDVKGKEALTQFQVLERFQEVTLLEVELKTGRTHQIRVHMEYIGHPLVGDAVYRRGATNYGGQLASIQTGQYLHASELHFIHPTRQEWMSFEAPLPSNYLDLLNTLKA, from the coding sequence GTGGCTGATGTTCTTACGCTTCAACTTAATGGACAGACAGGACGCTTGGATAAGGTACTCGCTGAGGAAATTGCGGATTTGAGTCGGGCAAGTATTCAGCGTTTGCTTCAAGAGGGCCATATTCTAGTAAACGGTCAGGTGGAAAAGGCTAAGTTCAAGCTAAAAGGCGATGAACTTATTGAGGTTATCATTGTCGCTGAGGAACCTTTAGAAGTCGTCGCTGAAGCCATTCCTTTAGATATTATTTATGAAGATGAGGACGTTCTCGTTATTAATAAGCCCAAGGGCATGGTTGTCCATCCGTCCAAAGGGCATCCGCAGGGCACTTTGGCTAATGGCCTCGTCCATTACTTAGACCAGCACCAAACAGAATTTGCCAGCAGTATACGTCCAGGGATTGTGCACCGTTTGGATAAGGATACGACCGGTCTGCTCGTCGTTGCCAAAAATCGCCAGAGTCACCAATTTCTCAGCGAACAATTGCTTGACCGGCAGATGGGACGGACTTATACAGCGCTTGTTCTTGGCCAAGTCCAGGAGCAGGCAGGGATTATAGATGCCCCTTTAGCAAGAGACCCGCACCAGCGCTTACGTTGGATAGTTGATGTCAAGGGCAAGGAGGCCTTGACCCAATTTCAAGTGTTAGAGCGCTTTCAAGAAGTGACCTTACTTGAAGTAGAACTTAAAACAGGCCGTACTCATCAAATCCGTGTGCACATGGAATATATCGGTCATCCGCTTGTCGGTGACGCAGTATACCGTCGTGGGGCGACGAATTATGGCGGTCAGTTAGCATCGATTCAAACGGGCCAATATTTACACGCAAGCGAATTGCATTTCATCCATCCCACACGACAGGAATGGATGTCCTTTGAGGCGCCGCTGCCTTCCAATTACCTGGACCTATTAAATACTTTGAAAGCATAG
- a CDS encoding GNAT family N-acetyltransferase, producing MTHRSIRPVTLDDAAAILDIYRYYVEETPYTFEESTPSIAEITHRIQTIQATHPYLVLEEAGQIQGYAYAHPFHEREAYRYAVEISIYVADKTRSRGAGSLLYEALEEALVQAGYTLLISIITDTNTASLNFHQKHGFTQAGHLPKVGYQFQRWYGTYYYIKPLEQNSF from the coding sequence ATGACGCATCGAAGCATTCGCCCGGTCACCCTTGACGATGCCGCGGCTATTCTTGACATTTACCGCTATTATGTGGAAGAAACACCTTATACCTTTGAAGAATCAACGCCCAGCATAGCCGAGATTACACACCGAATTCAAACCATTCAAGCAACCCACCCTTATCTTGTTCTGGAAGAAGCCGGCCAAATCCAAGGCTACGCCTACGCCCACCCCTTCCACGAACGTGAAGCTTATCGCTATGCTGTGGAGATAAGTATCTATGTTGCTGACAAAACACGTAGCCGCGGAGCCGGAAGCTTACTCTATGAAGCCTTAGAAGAAGCACTGGTACAAGCTGGCTACACCCTGCTCATTTCAATCATTACCGATACCAACACCGCAAGCCTCAACTTCCACCAGAAACACGGCTTTACCCAAGCCGGCCACCTGCCGAAGGTGGGCTATCAATTCCAGCGATGGTATGGTACCTATTACTATATTAAGCCGCTTGAGCAGAATTCATTTTAA
- a CDS encoding DUF503 domain-containing protein yields MYVLAVYVRLRLFESFSLKDKRRVVQSILQKMRQKYGVSSAEIDALNQLNVAGLGFSLVTNRYTHGERHLQQLIAEIEAMYPVEIIALEWINE; encoded by the coding sequence ATGTATGTTCTGGCTGTGTATGTACGTTTGCGTTTGTTTGAGAGTTTTTCCTTGAAGGATAAAAGGCGCGTTGTGCAAAGTATTCTGCAGAAGATGCGGCAGAAATATGGGGTGAGCAGTGCGGAAATTGATGCTTTAAATCAATTAAATGTGGCTGGTTTGGGCTTTAGTCTTGTGACCAATCGATATACCCATGGCGAGCGCCATTTACAGCAGCTAATTGCTGAAATTGAAGCAATGTATCCGGTTGAAATTATTGCCCTTGAATGGATAAACGAGTGA
- the coaBC gene encoding bifunctional phosphopantothenoylcysteine decarboxylase/phosphopantothenate--cysteine ligase CoaBC → MLENQRIALYITGGIASYKMGEFARRLIKAGCDVRVAMTESAQAFITPLTLQTLTKHKVLVDTFDEDDPAVVQHIHLADWTDFAIVAPATANILGKMAHGIADDIVSSCLMATNVPTIVFPAMNTKMYDNPATQRNIAQLEADGKHIVQPATGFLAEGYEGRGRLPDYDTLMEEVTAFVARHTLPQVLSGQRVLISAGGTVEAIDPVRYISNRSSGKMGYALAQAASWLGGDVTLVSTTKALTEPAGVQVEYVQSARELHERMHHYFEQADIVIMAAAVSDYRAKNIASSKIKKSQQDTQVMQIDLEENPDILASLGAKKALDQVLIGFAAETDDVLDNARAKLRRKGADWIIANDVSDQSIGFNSDENQVTLISQDQEISLPRMRKEVVALEVFQTLFADCDERA, encoded by the coding sequence ATGTTAGAAAATCAACGGATTGCCCTGTACATCACTGGCGGCATTGCTAGTTATAAGATGGGGGAATTTGCGCGGCGGCTCATTAAAGCTGGCTGCGATGTCCGGGTAGCTATGACTGAGAGTGCTCAAGCATTTATCACACCCTTAACCTTACAGACTTTAACCAAGCATAAGGTGCTAGTAGATACTTTCGATGAGGATGATCCTGCTGTTGTTCAACATATCCACCTTGCTGATTGGACTGATTTCGCCATTGTTGCACCCGCCACGGCGAATATCCTTGGCAAAATGGCTCATGGCATTGCCGATGATATTGTCTCAAGTTGTCTGATGGCAACCAATGTTCCGACGATTGTTTTTCCGGCGATGAATACTAAGATGTATGATAATCCGGCTACCCAGCGAAATATCGCTCAGCTAGAAGCCGATGGAAAGCACATTGTTCAGCCGGCCACGGGCTTCCTTGCTGAAGGTTATGAAGGGCGCGGGCGACTGCCGGATTATGATACGTTAATGGAAGAAGTCACCGCATTCGTTGCCCGACATACCTTACCGCAAGTCCTCTCTGGCCAAAGAGTCCTTATTTCAGCGGGTGGGACGGTTGAAGCAATTGACCCCGTGCGCTATATTTCAAACCGCTCCTCTGGCAAAATGGGCTATGCTCTCGCCCAAGCAGCCAGTTGGCTTGGTGGTGACGTAACGTTAGTTTCAACCACAAAAGCTCTGACAGAGCCTGCAGGGGTACAGGTAGAGTATGTGCAAAGTGCTCGGGAATTGCATGAGCGCATGCATCACTATTTCGAGCAGGCGGATATTGTGATTATGGCGGCGGCTGTGAGTGATTACCGGGCTAAAAATATCGCCAGTTCAAAGATTAAGAAGTCCCAGCAAGATACGCAAGTCATGCAAATCGACTTGGAGGAAAACCCGGATATCCTAGCGAGTCTCGGGGCTAAGAAAGCATTGGACCAAGTGTTAATCGGCTTTGCTGCCGAAACGGATGATGTGCTTGATAATGCCCGGGCGAAATTGCGTCGTAAAGGGGCTGACTGGATTATTGCTAATGATGTGAGTGATCAAAGCATTGGCTTTAATAGTGATGAAAATCAGGTCACATTAATTTCTCAAGACCAAGAAATCAGTTTGCCACGTATGCGTAAAGAAGTAGTTGCTTTGGAAGTATTCCAGACCCTTTTTGCTGATTGTGATGAGAGGGCTTAG
- the thrC gene encoding threonine synthase: MNYFSSRNRTVTASPSQAILEGLASDGGLYVPEAIPQFENNWDTLAKFTYQEMAFYVLKPFLSDFSDEALHKCIQEAYDEKFDTASIAPLVKVGENYHLELFHGATIAFKDMALSILPHLMSESAKIQDNTNDIVILTATSGDTGKAAMAGFADVPHTQIIVFYPKGGVSSIQERQMLTQKGDNTAVVAIHGNFDDAQTEVKRLFNDESLRETLALEGKQFSSANSMNIGRLLPQVVYYYYAYAQLVAEGAIQAGDRINVTVPTGNFGNILAAYYAKQTGLPIDRLVCASNDNTVLYDFFQSGQYNRNRPFELTISPSMDILVSSNFERLLFHALDEDTDRVASLMQQLEDAGVYEVDAQEKVNFEDFVGAYASEDETRGEIKEVYEATDYVMDPHTAVASKAYRKARVQGEIDPNLASVIVSTASPYKFPEAVLNALDINTDALNDEGLLKELKKITNIPYPEAINEAMTGEIRHDKVIEVQDMKETVLDIIRG, from the coding sequence ATGAATTATTTTAGTAGCCGCAACCGCACTGTCACTGCCAGCCCTTCACAAGCCATTCTCGAGGGTTTAGCCAGCGACGGAGGTTTGTATGTCCCAGAAGCGATTCCACAATTTGAGAATAATTGGGACACCTTAGCGAAATTTACGTATCAGGAAATGGCCTTTTACGTCCTTAAACCATTCTTAAGCGATTTCTCTGACGAAGCCTTGCACAAATGCATCCAAGAAGCATACGATGAGAAATTTGACACGGCAAGCATTGCCCCCCTCGTTAAAGTTGGCGAGAATTATCATTTGGAATTATTCCACGGCGCAACCATTGCCTTCAAGGATATGGCACTGTCCATTCTGCCGCATTTAATGAGCGAATCTGCCAAAATTCAAGACAATACGAATGACATTGTCATCCTCACCGCAACTTCTGGCGATACAGGTAAAGCTGCAATGGCCGGCTTTGCGGACGTTCCCCATACGCAAATTATCGTCTTCTATCCTAAAGGCGGTGTCTCAAGTATCCAAGAAAGACAAATGTTAACGCAAAAAGGTGACAACACCGCCGTAGTAGCAATTCACGGTAATTTCGATGATGCGCAAACAGAAGTTAAGCGCCTCTTTAATGACGAATCCCTAAGAGAGACCCTAGCCCTGGAGGGTAAGCAGTTCTCTTCTGCGAACTCTATGAATATTGGCCGACTCTTACCACAAGTGGTTTATTACTACTATGCCTATGCCCAATTAGTAGCTGAAGGTGCTATCCAAGCGGGCGACCGGATTAATGTGACCGTACCAACGGGGAACTTTGGTAATATTCTGGCTGCCTACTATGCCAAACAGACCGGCCTGCCTATTGACCGCTTAGTTTGTGCTTCAAATGATAATACAGTCTTGTATGATTTCTTCCAATCTGGCCAATACAACCGCAATCGTCCATTTGAACTAACCATTTCTCCTTCCATGGACATTCTTGTCTCAAGTAACTTTGAGCGCTTATTATTCCATGCCCTAGACGAAGATACGGACCGGGTAGCCAGCCTAATGCAGCAATTGGAAGATGCAGGTGTTTACGAAGTGGATGCGCAAGAGAAAGTGAACTTTGAAGATTTCGTCGGCGCATATGCAAGCGAAGACGAAACCCGCGGAGAAATCAAAGAAGTATACGAGGCAACTGATTACGTTATGGACCCTCATACTGCCGTTGCTTCCAAAGCTTACCGCAAAGCGCGTGTTCAAGGTGAAATCGATCCAAACCTCGCAAGTGTTATCGTATCAACCGCAAGTCCATATAAATTCCCGGAAGCCGTCCTTAATGCCTTAGATATTAATACGGATGCCCTGAATGATGAAGGCCTTCTCAAAGAACTCAAGAAAATTACCAACATTCCTTATCCTGAAGCCATTAACGAAGCAATGACTGGTGAAATTCGCCATGATAAGGTCATTGAAGTTCAGGATATGAAAGAAACCGTATTGGATATTATTCGTGGATAA
- a CDS encoding ECF transporter S component yields the protein MKDYSNKRTQRLVYEALFIALVILQTVVPFLGYIRIGPLSITLLPITVVLAAVWLGIRSGTLMGLAFGLSSLIRAWLVGNPVERLAATNPLISVIPRVLMGLCVGLLASLLIKRGLKTRWIGIICGFMGAFLNTVFFLSAMALVHGNDVISFFGGASSDTLWTVLAAIVVGNGIPEAIASALLTPLILIPLSKLHDLHFLDA from the coding sequence TTGAAAGATTATTCAAATAAACGTACCCAACGCCTGGTGTACGAAGCCTTATTTATTGCTCTAGTCATCTTGCAAACGGTTGTGCCGTTTCTTGGGTATATTCGGATTGGCCCTTTGTCGATTACTCTGCTACCGATTACGGTTGTGCTAGCAGCGGTATGGCTCGGCATAAGGTCGGGTACCCTAATGGGCTTGGCTTTTGGTTTGTCTAGTTTAATCCGAGCTTGGCTCGTGGGAAATCCGGTAGAGCGTTTAGCGGCCACCAACCCCCTAATTAGTGTAATACCCCGTGTGTTGATGGGGCTTTGTGTGGGGCTTTTGGCAAGCTTGTTGATTAAGCGTGGCTTGAAGACGCGTTGGATAGGCATAATTTGTGGCTTTATGGGAGCTTTTTTAAATACCGTCTTCTTCTTATCGGCCATGGCTCTAGTTCATGGCAATGATGTGATTTCTTTCTTTGGAGGCGCATCTTCCGATACTTTATGGACGGTGCTGGCAGCAATAGTTGTAGGCAATGGAATTCCTGAAGCCATTGCTAGCGCTTTATTGACACCACTGATTCTGATTCCTTTAAGTAAATTGCATGACTTACATTTCTTAGACGCTTAA
- a CDS encoding pyridoxamine 5'-phosphate oxidase family protein — MTYTDYLQILQDEIGASVFATVDKDGHPHSRIANVGVADENGIFFMTSPKTQFYAQLQDKPEVAITGMVNNDKGIQVIRVEGQVREIGKDRLEEILQDNPYVNDVYPDAEDQKSAQAFQVYKGKGTYQHLQKRVSEEFSFDLE, encoded by the coding sequence ATGACTTATACAGACTATTTGCAAATTCTCCAAGATGAAATCGGTGCATCTGTCTTTGCGACGGTAGATAAAGACGGTCATCCTCATTCACGCATTGCCAATGTGGGGGTCGCGGATGAGAATGGAATCTTCTTTATGACGTCACCGAAGACTCAATTCTATGCTCAATTGCAAGACAAGCCTGAAGTTGCCATAACGGGTATGGTAAATAACGATAAGGGGATTCAAGTCATTCGGGTGGAAGGCCAAGTTCGTGAGATTGGCAAGGACCGCTTAGAAGAAATTCTTCAAGATAATCCGTATGTGAACGATGTTTATCCTGATGCAGAAGACCAGAAGAGTGCCCAAGCCTTCCAAGTTTATAAAGGCAAGGGAACTTACCAACACTTGCAAAAGCGTGTGTCAGAAGAATTTTCCTTTGATCTGGAATAA
- the lspA gene encoding signal peptidase II, translating to MLIVIVFASLTVLCDQLVKVWAVRSIPLHSSSPGIPALFDFYYVQNTGASWGLFEEGRVWLSLVTVIFLACLFYYIWRRDRIHPLSALAYGLIIGGALGNLIDRLRLGYVVDMFRLTFIDFPIFNVADMAITVGVILFIVIIIFDIDEEVI from the coding sequence ATGCTAATTGTAATTGTTTTCGCGAGTCTGACAGTTCTTTGTGATCAGCTTGTGAAAGTTTGGGCGGTCCGAAGTATCCCCCTACACAGTTCGAGCCCAGGAATACCGGCTTTATTCGATTTTTACTACGTTCAAAATACGGGAGCCAGCTGGGGTCTTTTTGAAGAGGGTAGGGTCTGGTTATCGCTGGTGACTGTCATATTTTTGGCGTGCCTATTTTATTATATTTGGCGACGGGATCGTATTCATCCGCTTTCAGCTCTGGCCTATGGTTTGATAATTGGCGGGGCCCTTGGCAACTTAATCGATCGCTTGCGTTTAGGCTATGTGGTTGATATGTTTCGCTTAACTTTTATTGACTTTCCGATCTTTAACGTGGCGGATATGGCGATTACGGTGGGCGTTATATTATTCATTGTGATTATTATTTTTGATATTGATGAGGAGGTTATTTAG